aaaaaaaaggaaaaaaaaaaaatggggggagggaggggaaggaaaaaaagaaaaaagaaaaaaaaaaaaacagaaagaaagaaagaaaggactTGACTGTGCGGGTCAGTATCATTTGTTCCAGCGGTGCCGGCCCCAGGGCCtgtggggcagctccagcatccctgcgggctggggctgggggcgagCAGGGACAGGGGCGGGGGGCAGTGGCCTTTGCCTGCGCCGGGACACGATGGAGCCCCGGTCCCTGCGCTCGGCTCCGCCGTTCTGGGGCACTGATAGCGGGGtgaaaaggagggggaaaaaaaatgtattttgtttcttttccgTTCTGCAGATCACTGTGAATCCTGCCCGCTCAGCCCTGCCccgcccccccagccccgcccggcccccgtGCCCTGCCAAAGAACCCGCAGCGGCCGGGGGGACGTGCTGCCTGTCCCCGGGGGACATGTCCTGTGTCCCCGAGCGGGTCACGCCACACGCCCCGCCGCGGGACGTGTCGCACGTCCTCCAGTGCCAAATGCAGCGGGACGTGCCGCATGTCCCCACAAGGGCCGTGCCcgtccctggggctgctcccgggGACACGTAGCGGTGCCTCGGGGGCTGGGGCTCCCACCGGGGCGCTCGGGTGGGGCTCTTGTCCCCCTCAGTCAATCCACTGGGTGCCAAGGAGGGGAGTGGCGTGGCTGCTGAGCCCTGGCACCCCACTGCACCCCACAAACCCAGCCAGGAGAGGTGCCGCGGGGCTGGAGGGACCCAGAACAGGGTGACAGCTGTGACATCCCGGGGTGCCACACCCGCCCCCCCTCTCCCACCGCTGCTCCCGGCAGTGCCGGGGGTCCCTGGGCAGCCTTGGGGACCCTCACCCCTCCGGGGCACCCCCCTCAGAGCCACCCCATCAACCGGGTCCAGGGGAAGCCCCCTCGGCACGGCCACCccgggggggctggggagggcgCCGGGCGCTAATTAGTGCTGGGGTTAATTAATGGTCATTCTGCTTGTAGCTTTTTCAGTGTGTGTTTGGTTACTGTCTCTGGGAACCGTGTTTGAACAGATGGCTCTGTGTTACCGGGAGTGTGTGTACTTCTGTAGTCTAGTTAGGTGCTCTGCCAGAAAACCACCACTATACATAcctataaatatatacatatatagtcTATTTTAAGTTAAAAACCAATGGGACGTAGGGGCGGCGTGGCCCCGGGCCCCCCGTCCCGCCGGGGTcacctcctgccctgtccccacccAAAAGCTTCTCTCTGCTCATTCAAAGGcattgggtttttaattttctttaatttatttttaatttctttgcgtttctttctttttttttttttctttttttttttttttgtacagaaGAGttggaaaactaaaaaaaaaaaaaaacaacaaaaagacaatttgTAAGATATCGTGCGTGTGACTccttgtaaaatattttcaaatggtTTATTACAGAGACTCAGTTATTAAATAATGTTCATATTTTCACTTCACAGGCGGTGGCTGCGTCATTGCCCGGGGACGTGGGCACGGTTGGGGGGGAAACAGCATGTGGGGGGACACAGGATATCGGGGGGCTCCTGCCAGGTGGGACAGTCCTCATACCTGCTGCACCTCCGGGGGGCAGGGACAcggcacaggcagggacacgGCACAGGCAGAGACACGGCACAGGAAGGGACACGGCACAGGAAGGGACAcggcacaggcagggacacgGCACAGGAAGGGACACGGCAGAGCCGTGGGCTCACACAGAGCCCCACACGCTGCACaggaggggcggggggacagcggggacccAGCCCTCcatcctcctgtgtcccctcacgGCTGTGTCACCCCTCCCACGCCCCACTCCGCGCCATTGTCCCCGTGTGTGCATTTCAGAGGGCCAATGTCCCCGAGTGCTCCccgtgcccagccccagccgtGTCCGTATCTCCATTTCCCAGGGTTTGTGCACCCATGTACGCATCCCCATGACTGCGTCCTTCACGCCCCACAATCGTGTTGTGCCACCGCTCTCCGCCACGTCCCGCCGTGTCCCCCTGTATCcgtgtgtccccctgtgtccgtgtcccccccaAGCACGTATCGCTCGTTTGTCCCATGTCCTCCCGTTTCCGctccgtgtccgtgtgtcccgcGCCGCCCCTCGCTGCCAACGTGGCCGCACTACAAGTCCCGGCGTGCCCCGCGGcgccctggccccgccccgcggcAGCCCCGCCCCGGCGCCCCCGTTCCGCGCATGCGCAGCGGCGCTGTTTGTCCGCGCccggcctggcccagcagaGGGTCTGAGCGCGGCCTGGCCCGCGGCAGCGGcggagggagggacagggaccggggccggggccggccgggggctGCGCGGGGCCCGGCGCGGGGAGGCGGGCGGGTGGGGCCAGGCAGCccccgcggggccgccccgTCCCGCCCGCGGGGCCGAAGATGCGGCGGTACCTGCCGGTGGCCCGGCAGCACTTCCTGGCGGCGCTGGCCGGCACCAGCGTGGTGGTGAAGTCGCTGAGCGCCGCCGTGGTGCTGCTGTACCTGCTCTCCTTCGGGCTGGACACGGCCTACGGGCTGGGGGTGACTCCCGGCTACCTCCTGCCCCCCAACTTCTGGGTGTGGACGCTGCTGACGCACGGGCTGGTGGAGGAGCGCGCCTGGGGGCTGGCGGCCAGCCTGGCCACGCTGGGGGCGGCCGGGCGCctgctggagcccctctggggCGCGCTGGAGCTCCTCGTCTTCTTCGCCGTGGTGAACATCTCCGTGGGGCTCCTGGCGGCCCTCGCCTACTTCCTCACCTATGTGGCCTCCTTCCACCTCGACTCTCTGTTCGCCGTCCGCATCCACGGCGGGCTGGGCTTCCTCGGAGGGGTCTTGGTGGCCCTCAAGCAGACGATGGGGGACAGCACCGTACTGAAGGTGCCTCAGGTCAGAATGAAGGCTGTCCCcatgctcctgctcctcctcctggctctgctgcgGCTCGCTGCCCTCGTCGAGAGCAATGTACTGGCCTCGTACGGTTTcgggctcctctccagctggGTCTATCTCCGCTTCTACCAGCGGCACAGTAGAGGCCGCGGAGACATGAGCGACCACTTCGCCTTTGCCACTTTCTTCCCCGAGATCCTGCAGCCCGTGGTGGGTCTGGTGGCCAACCTGGTGCACAGCGTGCTGGTGAAGGTGCGCTTGTGCCGTAAGACCGTCAAGCGCTACGACGTGGGTGCCCCGTCCTCCATCACCATCAGCCTGCCCGGGACAGACCCCCAGGACGCCGAGAGGAGAAGGTACCCCCTGGCCTCCCTTGGGATCGTGTTTAGGGACAGCGAGGGCATGGCTTAAAATGCAAAcgaggaggaggggggagatTTAGGTGAAGGGGCTCAGGAGGGGCCTTCTCCATGTGGTCTGCTGGGGGCTGCCCTGCCACGGAGGTGGTAAGGAGCATTTCAGGGAACTGGTGGGATATTATCCTGCTCTTCCAGACGTGGGGCAGCAATGGAAAGGCAGGGGGGATCCTGGAAAAAGGGCATACAGGGTTAGGGGTCCCTGCAGAAGAAagggggacagctgggggtgGCAACAACCCCTGCTCGTGGCAGCCTTCCACCAGTTCACCCTGGCCCAGGGGAGGGCAGTGAGTCAGCCCCACACCCCAGCCCTCCAGCACTGGCCTTCCTGACTTCTGGCAGGAGGGTTTGGACAGGGTGCTGCCactccctttttcctgccctgcttTATGCCTTTATTCCCCATTCCTGGAGCTCCCCTTGCTGACAGCCTCCAGTTGCACCACGCGGCATGGAAACTCTGTGTGAGTAGTCTGGGAGCCAGAGTGGATTTCTGTGGAACAGTCCTAGATGCTCCAGGTCTTCCCCAGCACTACTGAATCCAccctttcctgctgggaagaAGCCAGGGAGTGACTTGTGCAGTGCCCCATGGGGCAGAGCTGTTGACCCGCGGTTAACCTGCCCACGTGCCCTtgtcctgcaggcagctggCCCTGAAGGCTTTGAACGAGCGGCTGAAGCGAGTGGAGGACCAATCAGCCTGGCCCAGCATggaggatgatgaggaggaggcggcagcagcagcgaaAGCCAACAGCCCGCTGCTGCCCGACCCCAGCGCAGCTGGGAAGAGCCCCGGCCAGGAGTCCAACCTCATCAGCTTCCAGGACGCCCCGGCCCAGCTGTGAGCGGCCCCCTTCCCGCCCTGTCTCCGTTGGAGAGCTGCTAATCCCCCTCGCGTCCCCCATGGCCGGGAGCGGGGACTCCTCCCGGCACAGGCAGGGGGATACCTCATTCCAACGCTTCGCTGCTGCTCACGGCCAGCACCGGGCacccgggacagggacactgccacCACCGTGAGGACAGGAATTCCTGGAGCCACTCCCCTCAGCGCGGGGCAGGCCGTGGAGTCGGTGCAGGCAGTGGGGGCTGTTCTGGGAAAGGGACACGGGGCTGATCCTTGCCCCGAGCCGCTGTGCTGGCCCTCATGGGATCGAAGTCAGCTTctcctctgtgccagggcttggcCAGAGCACTCAACAcgtattttctcctttctgaaaGTAGTTTTGTCCCTAACTGAGGCAGTGGGAAGGCTGGTGGGTTTTTCTGAATGCCTTTCCTGTGGGGAGCCTCCTCTCGCCCCAGCAGGAGCTTGCCAGGACCGGTGAGAAGTTTGTTGGGTAGGAGGGGACAGGACACTGGGCAGGAAGAGACCACCCAGCCCCGCAtggcagtgccccagcactgccagctctggTGGGGattctctccttcctctcctgccccctccccctgcaaggagctgctgcccttggCTGCTCCTCAGCTAATCCGTTTGCCAGATTAAACTAGAAGCTGGAATTAATTTTACAGTGGGGCTCTAGCTGCTTCCTCTGGCAGCaggttttctttcctgcaggTAGAATATGGgctctccctttcttttccttccctctgtgttgatagggtttttttccttggagaGGATGCTCCCTGCGACAGCCTCCACAGCTCCTGATCCAGTGGGCAGTTCCCAGCCCGGGATATGGATCAGCAGTgtcatgattatttttttaaaggaccACAGGAGAAGGTTTTGTCAAATGGGAAGAACACAGACATTTGGGTATCAATAAAGAGTTCTTTGAAAGTGTTggttcctgcagcagagcatgggcagggtggggggtgcagcccagagcagcccccgGGGGCTCTTGTCAGAAGGCTGGGGCGTTTcttcccaggtgctcccagcaggagatgggaaatctgcaccccaaaagtCATCCCGCCCAAGGAGTAAAGAGAGGTTGTTGCACTCTAGCTGCCTGAAATTTTTATTGAATAAAAGCTCTGGATACAGAGGAATTTTTCAGCCTGGGAGCCgctcccagctctccagcccTGCCGGGAGCAGGAAGCGTGCTGGAAGGCTGTTGTGCCAGCAAGGAGGTTTCTTCCTGCCTTCCCAAGGGTTCATCGCCCATGTCTGCACCTCCCCCCGCGCTCACGCTGTTCCCTACGACTTGCTGACTGCAGGTTCACAGCCCGGCTCAGTAATTTGCTCTGTAAACTGACCCCACCCTACCAGGCCGAGCCCAGCCCACGGAGGAGGGGTTTGTGCGTGGCAGTGGGTGCCCAGACCCAGGGCCGTGGGGCAGAGCTGCCCGCTCTGATCCCAGGGAATGCCCATGCCATGGGGACACATGTGCTGCTGTACCGCTGCTCAGGTGCCAccaccctgccccagccctgccagggctgaAGCTACAACCGTGTCCTGTGCTTTCCTGGCCAAGCTGCCCCCGTGGGGCAGAGGCAGCGtggtgcctgctgcagcctcctgggaGAGAAGggcctccctgccctcctcacCTCCTGTCCTGCCCACTCCAAAGCAGCCCTGcgtgggaagggaaaggagcaggaatcCTGAGTGAGCCCTCCATTTCCCAGCACTGAGCaccaagctgctggagagacCAGCAGCTTTACCTGTACTGGGGAACTTCCCCACTGAGGAAGGGGTGAGGTGTCAAACACATcgcagctgctcctcagggacAAGACACTATGGACAATCCAGGACTAATGAAAGACAAGTAAGTAGAAATCAAGTTCCAAGGAGACCCTGTGCAAGCAGGGGGGCTGCAAGGGGAGACCCAGCTCGCTCTGGGAAGTTCAGGTCAGCACCAAGCCCTCAGTGCTGGCTCCGCTTGCGGTACAGGTACGCGTTGCTCACCTGGTTCATGATAACCAGGCTGGTGACGAGGGGACACAGCATGGCGAGGTACCACGAGGCACCGGTCACCGTGGTGGTGAACCAGAGGGAGCACATGCCCAACAtcaggctggcacagcccagcaggtaGCCCACCAGCCCTGAGGTTGCGTGGTACAGCTTCAGCTTGGCCAGCGTCCAGTTCTTCATCAGCTTGGGGTAGAGCAGGAGCACGCCCCCGGCGCACTGCCCGCCGGCGTACAGCACGGCCAGCAGCCCCGTCAGCCCGTGCCAGGTGACAAAGTGGCCTTTGCCGTTCAGGTGCTTGTTGTAGGTAATgattcccagccccaggagcgcGCAGAGCAGGGCGAGCAGCTGCAGGGCCCAGTGCGCCCGCACTCGGACCTTGCGGGAGAAGGAGCGCAGCAGCGAGGTCTCCGGGGAGAAGATCAGCAGCGCTTCCGTCATCAGGAACGAGAACTGCGGGGCAGAGGGCAGCGAGATTGGCACCGGCCAAACGCCCCTGCGCTGGGGCTCCCGGGGCTCGGCACCCACCGcccggggctcccggggctcccggggctcggcacccaccgcccggggctcccggggctcccggggctCGGCACCCACCGCCCGGGGCTCCCGCGGCTCCCGGGGCTCGGCACCCACCGCCCGGGGCTCCGCCAGCGCGGCCCCTGCCTGTCGCACGGCAGCGGGGCGGTGGCCGGGGCGGCGGCACTTACCGCGAGGGCCATGAGCAACGGGTGCCAGGAGAAGAGACCTGGAAGGGAAGCGCAGGGTGAGGTGAGCTGAGACATCCGGCCCTCCCAGCGCCCCCAGCCCCTCCGGCACTCACTGGATCCGGGCCGCGCCAGCACGGCCACAGCGGCGGGGAATCCCAGCGCCACGAGGTGCGCGGCGGCGCCGGCGGCCACGCGCAGCGAGCGATACAGGCGGGACTCGGTCTCGGCCGTCAGGGCCATGTTGGCCGGCCGGGCGGAACCGCCGCCGCCGACATGGCCGGGCCGCGGCGCGGGCTCCGATTGGCTGAGATGGACTGTCCGTCAGCACTAAGGCCCGCCCCCTCGCGCTGCACTGCCTCTGAGTGGCGGGAAGGGCTGTCGCTCAATATGAGagcccgcccccgccgcgctgCCGTGTGATTCAGCGGGAGCGACGCTACGGTGGCcggcggggctggggccgggctgTGGGCAGCTCCGCGTCCCGCCATGGGTGGCCGCATCGAGTGCGTGTTCTTCAGCGAGTTCCACCCCACCCTGGGGCCCAAAATCACCTACCAGGTGCGGGACGAGCGGCCCAGGACCCGCAGCGGCTGCCCGCGGCGGggtggggctgggactgggccgtggggcaggggacacggggtggTGGTGGGTGCTCCCCGGAGAGCGGCGGGGCTCGGCTGGAACGGAGCCTCCTGTGCCACCGCAGGTCCCCGAGGACTTCATCTCCCGGGAGCTGTTTGATACCATCCAGGTGTATGTCATCACGAAGCCCGAGCTGCAGAACAAGCTGATCACCGTGTGAGTGCGGGCAGAGCTCCGGGCCTGCCCCGGGCAGCCGCTGTCCCGCCGGGCGCGGTGCGGAGCACAGCTCGgtgctgtggcagtgccagcgCGCTGGGCTCCTGGCCCCGTGGCCAGCAGGGTCACTGCGGTGCCCCCAGGTACCCGTGCAGAGGGTGGGTGGGCACATTTTGGAGGTGGCTGGTGCTGCATCTGTTGCTCCACCAGCCTTAAATACAGGAAAGTCAGATCAGTCAGGAGAGCTGTGCTGGTTTCAAAAGGagtctgtttccttttctgagGGCTGACTTTACCCCCTGCCCTCCTTCTTCACACTGTGATTTGCACTCTGAGCTTGTAGGGCTTAGACATCATTTTTTCCTACAATATAAAGAAGCCCCTACCTCCAGAGTCGACTGGGAACCATCCTTGTAGGGGACTCGAGCCTTCCTGAGGGCGTAGATGCAGGTCACAGGTGTCTCCCCGCAGGACGGCCATGGAGAAGAAGCTGATCGGCTGCCCCGTGTGCATCGAGCACAAGAAGTACAGCCGGAATGCTCTGCTCTTCAACCTGGGCTTTGTGTGCGACGCCAGAGCCAAGGCCTGCGCGCTGGAGCCCATTGTGAAGAAGCTGGCTGGCTACCTCACCACcctcgaggtgaggctgcctcCTGATCCACCCCACACAGCGTGGGCACCGCAGTAGTGTCCTGGAGCATGTTGgggggcactgctgggacagggGCTGGTTTTACAGTGAGGAGAGGATTGTGCTGGTTTCCTACAGATCACTTCAGTTTTAAAGGAGAACAGGATCTGGGCTCCTGTAGCCAGTAATCCAGTGGGGAGGAGCTGACTTgactttcttctctcttcagcTGGAAAGTGGATTCATCTCCAATGAGGAGAGTAAACAGAAGCTGGTTCCCATCATGACCAtcctgctggaggagctgaaTGCCAAAGGGAAGTGCACACTGCCCATAGGTATGGCCAGGACAGTGCAGTGCTAGGAGACAGCTGGgccattccctgcccaggctggctctgtcctgtttccagcagctccctgcctgtCTTTGCTTGGAGCTGGGGGTGCCTGAGCCTGCCTTGCCTGGCTCcaagggatggatgggatggggttAAGGGTTGCAAACACCTTGTTCTGTGTGGCATTGTGGTGTCCTGGGATTGATGGTTGCCAGCTCCTGAGGGAGAACTGTTTTCCATGGAGATTGagccttccccttttcctgggcAGATGAGTCAAACACCATCCACCTGAAGGTGATTGAGCAGCGCCCAGACCCCCCCATCGTGCAGGAGTACGATGTCCCTGTCTTCACCCAAGACAAGGATGACTTCTTCAACTCCCAGTGGGATCTCACCACACAGCAGGTCTGTGTGCTTGACGCTTTGAAGGGGATCTGTTTCCAGACCGTCGGGGGAGTTGGGCTGTCCTGGAGATAACCACGTTAATGAGCACGGTTTGGTGCTGCCCTCATCTTGTGCTTGGGCCTGTGAGCAGATCATTCACCAGCACAAGGTTAAAGGTTAAAGGGCCCCTGAAGGTGGACCCTGCCCATCCC
The genomic region above belongs to Poecile atricapillus isolate bPoeAtr1 chromosome 9, bPoeAtr1.hap1, whole genome shotgun sequence and contains:
- the TMEM115 gene encoding transmembrane protein 115, with translation MRRYLPVARQHFLAALAGTSVVVKSLSAAVVLLYLLSFGLDTAYGLGVTPGYLLPPNFWVWTLLTHGLVEERAWGLAASLATLGAAGRLLEPLWGALELLVFFAVVNISVGLLAALAYFLTYVASFHLDSLFAVRIHGGLGFLGGVLVALKQTMGDSTVLKVPQVRMKAVPMLLLLLLALLRLAALVESNVLASYGFGLLSSWVYLRFYQRHSRGRGDMSDHFAFATFFPEILQPVVGLVANLVHSVLVKVRLCRKTVKRYDVGAPSSITISLPGTDPQDAERRRQLALKALNERLKRVEDQSAWPSMEDDEEEAAAAAKANSPLLPDPSAAGKSPGQESNLISFQDAPAQL
- the LOC131582303 gene encoding transmembrane reductase CYB561D2, whose protein sequence is MALTAETESRLYRSLRVAAGAAAHLVALGFPAAVAVLARPGSSLFSWHPLLMALAFSFLMTEALLIFSPETSLLRSFSRKVRVRAHWALQLLALLCALLGLGIITYNKHLNGKGHFVTWHGLTGLLAVLYAGGQCAGGVLLLYPKLMKNWTLAKLKLYHATSGLVGYLLGCASLMLGMCSLWFTTTVTGASWYLAMLCPLVTSLVIMNQVSNAYLYRKRSQH
- the NPRL2 gene encoding GATOR complex protein NPRL2 isoform X1 is translated as MGGRIECVFFSEFHPTLGPKITYQVPEDFISRELFDTIQVYVITKPELQNKLITVTAMEKKLIGCPVCIEHKKYSRNALLFNLGFVCDARAKACALEPIVKKLAGYLTTLELESGFISNEESKQKLVPIMTILLEELNAKGKCTLPIDESNTIHLKVIEQRPDPPIVQEYDVPVFTQDKDDFFNSQWDLTTQQILPYIDGFRHVQKISAEADVELNLVRIAVQNLLYYGVVTLVSILQYSNVYCTTPKVQDLVDDKCLQEECLSYVTKQGHKRASLRDVFQLYCGLSPGTTVRDLISRYTLQLQRVDERRLIQFGLMKGLIRRLQKYPVKVARDERSHPARLYTGCHSYDEICCKTGMSYKELDERLENDPNIIVCWK